The following are encoded in a window of Pseudomonas graminis genomic DNA:
- a CDS encoding CheR family methyltransferase, whose amino-acid sequence MSSDARFFAFLKDRIGLDVASVGEAIIERAVRQRCTLSKARDHDDYWHLLLGSADEQQALIEAVIVPETWFFRYPESFVTLGKLANARLAQLNGVRPLRILSLPCSTGEEPYSIAMALFDAGLRGPQFSVEAVDISPLSIQRARQGVYGKNSFRGDQLGFRERFFSAAEEGYRLEERVRDQVRFQSGNLLDPAMAVAQSAYDFVFCRNLLIYFDVDTQRQGFEALKRMTREDGVLFIGPAEGSLLGRMGMVSIGIAQSFAFRRRDEAIAEPHSVVTAPAMQPSRSDSLSAHPTSALSRGAHKPQPFARRLLSDPALTEERRAALRPDIKAVAATGSGNGEAAELLRSIAALANEGRTTEAKAAGEQYLKRFEPVAPVFYWLGLLSEVAGEASAAQGFYRKALYLQPQHPETLAQLAALLAAQGDSAGARRLQERAARGVTKEGRSG is encoded by the coding sequence ATGAGCAGCGACGCGCGTTTCTTCGCCTTTCTCAAAGACCGCATCGGGCTCGACGTCGCATCGGTGGGCGAGGCGATCATCGAGCGCGCCGTGCGTCAGCGCTGCACGCTGTCCAAAGCGCGGGACCACGACGACTACTGGCACCTGCTGCTGGGTTCGGCGGACGAACAACAGGCGCTGATCGAAGCGGTGATCGTCCCCGAGACGTGGTTTTTTCGTTATCCGGAATCGTTCGTCACCCTCGGCAAGCTGGCCAATGCCCGACTGGCGCAGCTCAATGGCGTACGCCCGCTGCGCATTCTCAGCCTGCCGTGCTCCACCGGCGAGGAACCTTATTCCATCGCCATGGCGCTGTTCGACGCCGGTCTTCGAGGGCCGCAGTTCAGCGTTGAAGCAGTGGACATCAGCCCGCTTTCGATCCAGCGCGCGCGCCAGGGCGTGTATGGCAAGAACTCCTTTCGCGGCGATCAACTGGGCTTTCGGGAACGTTTTTTCAGCGCGGCCGAGGAGGGCTATCGCCTGGAGGAGCGGGTGCGGGATCAGGTCCGCTTTCAATCAGGCAATCTGCTCGACCCTGCGATGGCGGTGGCGCAGTCGGCGTACGACTTTGTGTTCTGCCGCAATCTGCTGATCTACTTCGACGTCGACACCCAGCGTCAGGGCTTCGAGGCGCTGAAACGCATGACCCGCGAAGACGGCGTGTTGTTTATCGGCCCCGCCGAGGGCAGCCTGCTCGGGCGCATGGGCATGGTGTCGATTGGCATCGCGCAGTCCTTCGCCTTTCGTCGGCGTGACGAGGCCATTGCCGAACCCCACAGTGTCGTGACTGCCCCAGCCATGCAGCCGTCGCGAAGCGATTCATTGTCTGCTCACCCAACATCGGCCCTGTCGCGCGGCGCCCATAAACCTCAGCCCTTTGCGCGAAGGTTATTGAGTGATCCTGCGCTGACCGAAGAACGCAGGGCTGCGCTCAGACCCGACATCAAAGCGGTGGCGGCGACGGGTTCTGGCAACGGCGAAGCTGCCGAGTTATTGCGCAGCATCGCGGCCCTTGCCAATGAAGGCCGCACGACGGAGGCAAAGGCTGCTGGTGAGCAGTACCTCAAGCGCTTCGAACCCGTTGCGCCGGTGTTCTACTGGCTGGGTCTGCTCAGCGAAGTGGCGGGGGAGGCGAGCGCGGCACAAGGGTTTTATCGCAAGGCGTTGTATCTGCAACCACAGCATCCGGAAACTCTGGCGCAACTGGCCGCGCTGCTCGCCGCCCAAGGCGACAGCGCAGGGGCCCGGCGGCTGCAGGAGCGCGCGGCAAGGGGTGTCACTAAAGAAGGACGCAGCGGATGA
- a CDS encoding hybrid sensor histidine kinase/response regulator, whose product MTPDQMRDASLFELFTLEAEAQTQVLSAGLLALERNPTQADHLEACMRAAHSLKGAARIVGVNAGVSVSHVMEDCLVSAQEGRLHLLPEHIDALLMGTDLLMRIATPGASVPQADVDGYVALMNNMVSDDPAMKAMLVPTALPSLEDILLANAQSLVTSLQSAQDSAAEELAASVVEPAPDPALKADGPGERRVAETGERVLRVTAERLNNLLDLSSKSLVETQRLKPYLAAMQRVKRTQTGATRALDSLEALLAANTDPDAQKALDEARRLLGEAQHLLIQQTADLDEFGWQASQRAQLLYDTALACRMRPFADVLAGQARMVRDLGRSLGKQVRLEIDGEKTQVDRDVLEKLEAPLTHLLRNAVDHGIELPAQRIACGKPAEGLIQLKASHQAGLLVVELIDDGAGVDLERLRLSIIERKLSPAETAAQLSEEELLSFLFLPGFSMRDKVTEVSGRGVGLDAVQHMIRQLRGGVEMDQRAGQGSRFHLEVPLTLSVVRSLVVDVGGEAYAFPLAHIERMRDVRADEIVQLEGRQHFWHEERHVGLVAATQLLNRPASQHSEDVLKVVVIRERDAVYGVAVERFIGERTLVVLPLDPRLGKVQDISAGALLDDGSAVLIIDVEDMLRSVEKLLNTGRLERIDRRSRQADTRVRKRVLVVDDSLTVRELERKLLLSRGYEVAVAVDGMDGWNALRGEDFDLLITDIDMPRMDGIELVTLVRRDSRLQSLPVMVVSYKDREEDRRRGLDAGADYYLAKASFHDDALLDAVVELIGDAQG is encoded by the coding sequence ATGACGCCCGATCAAATGCGCGACGCGTCGCTGTTCGAACTCTTCACCCTGGAGGCTGAAGCTCAGACCCAGGTGTTGAGCGCCGGCCTGCTGGCCCTCGAGCGCAACCCGACCCAGGCCGATCACCTGGAGGCGTGCATGCGCGCGGCCCATTCGCTGAAAGGCGCGGCGCGGATTGTCGGGGTCAACGCCGGTGTCAGCGTCTCCCACGTCATGGAAGATTGCCTGGTCAGCGCTCAGGAAGGGCGATTGCACCTGCTGCCCGAGCACATCGACGCCTTGTTGATGGGCACCGATCTGCTGATGCGCATCGCCACGCCTGGCGCCAGCGTGCCCCAGGCGGATGTGGACGGTTACGTGGCGCTGATGAACAACATGGTCAGCGACGATCCGGCCATGAAAGCCATGCTGGTGCCCACTGCGCTACCTTCGCTTGAGGACATCCTGCTCGCCAACGCGCAGTCGCTGGTCACCTCGCTTCAATCTGCGCAGGATTCGGCGGCCGAAGAGCTGGCAGCCTCCGTTGTCGAACCCGCGCCGGACCCGGCGCTCAAAGCGGATGGCCCTGGCGAGCGACGCGTTGCCGAAACCGGCGAGCGGGTCCTGCGCGTCACCGCCGAACGTTTGAACAACCTGCTGGACCTGTCGAGCAAGTCGCTGGTCGAGACCCAGCGCCTGAAGCCGTATCTGGCGGCAATGCAGCGGGTCAAACGCACCCAGACCGGCGCAACAAGGGCGCTGGACAGTCTTGAAGCCTTGCTCGCCGCCAACACCGATCCCGACGCGCAAAAGGCGCTGGACGAAGCGCGGCGTCTGCTCGGCGAAGCGCAGCATTTGCTGATTCAACAAACGGCTGACCTCGACGAGTTCGGCTGGCAGGCGTCGCAACGCGCGCAACTGCTCTACGACACCGCGCTGGCCTGCCGCATGCGACCGTTTGCCGATGTGCTGGCGGGGCAGGCGCGGATGGTCCGTGATCTGGGCCGTTCGCTGGGCAAACAGGTGCGCCTGGAAATCGACGGCGAAAAGACCCAGGTCGACCGCGACGTGCTGGAAAAACTTGAAGCGCCCCTGACCCATCTGCTGCGCAACGCCGTCGACCACGGCATCGAACTGCCCGCACAGCGCATCGCCTGCGGCAAGCCGGCCGAGGGGCTGATTCAACTGAAGGCCTCGCACCAGGCCGGGCTGCTGGTGGTCGAGCTGATCGACGACGGCGCCGGCGTTGACCTCGAACGCCTGCGCCTGAGCATCATCGAGCGCAAACTTTCGCCTGCCGAAACCGCCGCGCAGTTGAGCGAAGAAGAATTGTTGAGCTTCCTGTTCCTGCCCGGTTTCAGCATGCGCGACAAGGTCACCGAAGTGTCCGGACGAGGGGTTGGTCTGGACGCGGTTCAGCACATGATTCGGCAACTGCGTGGCGGCGTTGAAATGGATCAGCGCGCCGGGCAGGGCAGCCGTTTCCATCTGGAAGTGCCGCTGACCTTGTCGGTGGTGCGCAGCCTGGTGGTGGACGTCGGCGGCGAAGCGTATGCCTTTCCGCTGGCGCACATCGAGCGCATGCGGGACGTGCGTGCCGATGAGATCGTGCAATTGGAAGGCCGTCAGCATTTCTGGCACGAGGAGCGGCATGTCGGGCTGGTTGCGGCCACTCAGCTACTTAATCGTCCTGCCAGCCAGCACAGTGAAGACGTGCTCAAAGTGGTGGTCATCCGCGAGCGCGATGCCGTGTATGGCGTCGCCGTGGAACGCTTCATCGGCGAACGCACGCTAGTGGTTCTGCCGCTGGATCCGCGCCTGGGCAAGGTTCAGGACATCTCCGCCGGCGCTTTGCTCGACGACGGCTCAGCGGTGTTGATCATCGACGTCGAGGACATGCTGCGTTCGGTGGAGAAACTCCTCAATACCGGGCGCCTGGAGCGCATTGACCGGCGCAGTCGTCAGGCCGACACCCGGGTGCGCAAGCGCGTGCTGGTGGTCGACGACTCGCTGACGGTGCGCGAACTGGAACGCAAATTGTTGCTCAGTCGTGGCTATGAAGTGGCGGTGGCCGTGGATGGCATGGACGGCTGGAACGCCCTGCGCGGTGAGGATTTCGACTTGCTCATCACCGACATCGACATGCCGCGCATGGACGGTATCGAGCTGGTGACGCTGGTGCGTCGCGACAGCCGCCTGCAATCGCTGCCGGTGATGGTGGTGTCGTACAAGGACCGTGAAGAAGACCGCCGTCGCGGCCTGGACGCCGGTGCCGATTATTATCTGGCCAAGGCCAGTTTCCATGACGATGCGCTGCTCGATGCAGTCGTTGAGTTGATAGGAGATGCGCAGGGATGA
- a CDS encoding chemotaxis response regulator protein-glutamate methylesterase, protein MKIAIVNDMAMAVEALRRALAFEPAHQIVWVASNGAEAVERCAQLTPDLILMDLIMPVMDGVEATRRIMAATPCAIVIVTVDREQNVHRVFEAMGHGALDVVDTPALGAGNPKDAAAPLLRKILNIGWLIGERDTRVRPAPPPVRESAQRQRLIAIGSSAGGPAALEILLKALPADFPAAIVLVQHVDQVFAEGMAQWLSSASGLEVRLARDGEPPQVGTVLLAGTNHHIRLLRNGTLAYTAEPVNEIYRPSIDVFFESVASYWNGDAVGVLLTGMGRDGAQGLKLMRQRGFLTIAQDQASCAVYGMPKAAAAIDAAMEIRSLESIAPRLKEVFTQ, encoded by the coding sequence ATGAAGATTGCCATCGTCAATGACATGGCCATGGCGGTGGAGGCGTTGCGCCGCGCGCTGGCCTTCGAGCCGGCGCACCAGATCGTCTGGGTGGCCAGCAACGGCGCCGAGGCGGTGGAGCGTTGCGCCCAGCTGACGCCTGACTTGATATTGATGGACCTGATCATGCCGGTGATGGACGGTGTGGAGGCGACTCGACGTATCATGGCGGCGACGCCGTGCGCCATCGTCATCGTCACCGTGGACCGCGAGCAGAATGTGCATCGGGTGTTCGAAGCCATGGGGCATGGCGCGCTGGACGTGGTCGACACGCCCGCGCTGGGGGCCGGCAATCCCAAGGATGCAGCCGCGCCTTTGTTGCGCAAGATCCTTAATATAGGCTGGCTCATTGGCGAGCGGGACACGCGGGTCCGCCCCGCGCCGCCACCGGTGCGCGAATCGGCACAGCGTCAGCGGTTAATCGCGATCGGCTCATCGGCCGGCGGGCCCGCCGCGCTGGAAATACTGCTTAAAGCGCTGCCTGCGGATTTCCCGGCAGCGATCGTGCTGGTGCAGCACGTGGATCAGGTGTTTGCCGAGGGGATGGCGCAATGGCTGAGCAGCGCTTCGGGGCTGGAAGTCAGGCTGGCGCGCGATGGCGAGCCGCCGCAAGTGGGCACGGTGCTGCTCGCAGGCACCAACCATCATATCCGTCTGCTCAGGAACGGCACACTGGCGTACACCGCAGAGCCGGTTAACGAAATTTACAGGCCGTCCATCGACGTGTTTTTCGAAAGTGTGGCCAGCTATTGGAATGGTGATGCAGTGGGTGTTTTGTTGACCGGCATGGGCCGTGATGGTGCGCAGGGGCTCAAACTGATGCGTCAGCGAGGCTTTCTCACCATCGCTCAGGATCAGGCGAGCTGCGCGGTATACGGCATGCCCAAAGCGGCTGCGGCGATCGACGCCGCCATGGAAATTCGCTCACTGGAATCGATCGCACCTCGCTTGAAGGAGGTATTCACCCAATGA
- a CDS encoding response regulator, giving the protein MHDLQLDDLNATDENAAMVLLVDDQAMIGEAVRRGLAHEENIDFHFCADPHQAIAQAILIKPTVILQDLVMPGLDGLTLVREYRNNPKTRDIPIIVLSTKEDPLIKSAAFAAGANDYLVKLPDNIELVARIRYHSRSYMTLLQRDEAYRALRVSQQQLLDTNLVLQRLMNSDGLTGLSNRRHFDEYLELEWRRSTREQTQISLLMIDVDYFKAYNDAFGHLEGDEALRQVAKAIRANSSRPSDLPARYGGEEFALVLPSTSPGGARLLAEKLRQTIAGMNIPHVAPSQGSSLTVSIGLATMVPQVGSHSRQLIQSADQGLYAAKHNGRNQVAVG; this is encoded by the coding sequence ATGCATGATTTGCAACTGGACGATCTGAACGCCACGGATGAAAACGCTGCCATGGTGTTGCTCGTCGACGATCAGGCCATGATCGGCGAGGCCGTCCGACGCGGGCTGGCTCACGAAGAAAATATCGACTTTCACTTCTGCGCGGACCCGCATCAAGCGATCGCGCAAGCGATTCTCATCAAACCTACCGTGATTCTTCAGGACCTGGTGATGCCCGGCCTAGATGGCCTGACGCTGGTGCGTGAATACCGCAACAACCCGAAGACCCGTGACATCCCGATCATCGTGCTCTCGACCAAGGAAGACCCGTTGATCAAGAGCGCCGCCTTTGCCGCCGGCGCCAACGATTACCTGGTCAAACTGCCGGACAACATCGAACTGGTCGCGCGCATTCGCTACCACTCGCGCTCGTACATGACGCTGCTGCAGCGCGACGAAGCCTACCGTGCGTTGCGTGTCAGCCAGCAACAGCTGCTCGACACCAATCTGGTGCTGCAACGCCTGATGAACTCAGACGGCTTGACCGGCCTGTCCAATCGCCGACACTTCGACGAGTACCTGGAACTGGAATGGCGCCGTTCCACCCGGGAGCAGACGCAGATCTCGCTGCTGATGATCGACGTGGATTACTTCAAGGCCTACAACGACGCCTTCGGCCATCTCGAAGGTGACGAGGCGTTGCGTCAGGTCGCCAAAGCGATCCGTGCCAACTCCAGCCGTCCCTCCGACCTGCCTGCGCGGTATGGCGGCGAAGAATTTGCGCTGGTACTGCCCAGCACATCACCGGGTGGCGCACGCCTGCTGGCAGAAAAGCTGCGCCAGACCATCGCCGGCATGAACATCCCCCACGTCGCCCCGAGCCAAGGCTCGAGCCTGACCGTCAGCATTGGCCTGGCCACCATGGTGCCGCAAGTGGGCAGCCACAGTCGCCAGCTGATCCAGAGTGCGGATCAGGGGTTGTATGCGGCCAAGCACAATGGCCGCAATCAGGTGGCGGTGGGGTAG
- a CDS encoding TetR/AcrR family transcriptional regulator, translating into MNRTIAQKGAAGLATAVAQSVQYQGRKASRQGSEQRRQQILDAAMRILIRDGVRAVRHRAVAAEAQVPLSATTYYFKDIDDLLTDAFAQYVERSAAYMAKLWSNTEALLREMVARNDGSAEARARLADEIARMTMEYVRHQLLTRRDQLIAEHAFHLEALINPRLAPLVSAHQQILLQGSAQFLEVMGSVQPELDAQVLTGLICRMEYQGLLNGPQPGADEEMLAILTRQMHLVLGTAKPTAG; encoded by the coding sequence GTGAACCGCACGATCGCTCAAAAGGGAGCCGCTGGCCTGGCCACGGCAGTCGCACAGAGTGTTCAGTACCAGGGCCGCAAGGCGAGTCGACAGGGAAGTGAACAGCGTCGGCAACAGATTCTTGATGCGGCCATGCGCATCCTCATTCGTGACGGCGTCCGGGCTGTGCGTCATCGCGCGGTGGCAGCCGAAGCGCAAGTGCCGCTCTCCGCCACCACCTACTACTTCAAAGACATTGATGACCTGCTCACCGATGCCTTTGCGCAGTACGTTGAACGCAGCGCGGCCTACATGGCCAAGCTGTGGAGCAACACCGAGGCGCTGCTGCGCGAGATGGTCGCGCGCAATGACGGCAGCGCCGAAGCCCGCGCCCGGCTGGCGGATGAGATCGCGCGGATGACCATGGAGTACGTGCGCCATCAACTGCTGACCCGTCGCGACCAGCTCATTGCCGAGCACGCCTTCCACCTCGAAGCGCTGATCAACCCGCGGCTTGCGCCACTGGTGAGCGCCCATCAGCAGATTTTGTTGCAGGGCAGCGCCCAGTTTCTCGAAGTCATGGGGTCGGTTCAGCCGGAACTGGACGCCCAAGTGTTGACGGGGCTCATCTGCCGGATGGAATATCAGGGGCTGCTCAACGGGCCTCAACCCGGCGCAGACGAAGAAATGCTCGCTATTCTTACTCGCCAGATGCATCTGGTACTGGGCACCGCCAAGCCTACGGCTGGCTGA
- the lysS gene encoding lysine--tRNA ligase, protein MSDQQLDPQAQQQEENSLIALRKEKLAAERAKGNAFPNDFRRENYCNDLQKQYADKTKEELAEAAIPVKVAGRIMLNRGSFMVIQDMTGRIQVYVNRKTLPEETLASVKTWDMGDIIAAEGTLARSGKGDLYVEMTNVRLLTKSLRPLPDKHHGLVDTEQRYRQRYVDLIVNEDVRETFRVRSKVIAHIRSFLMQRDFLEVETPMLQTIPGGAAAKPFETHHNALDLEMFLRIAPELYLKRLVVGGFEKVFEINRNFRNEGVSTRHNPEFTMLEFYQAYADYEDNMDLTEELFRELAQLVLGSTDVPYGDKVFHFGEPFARLSVFDSILKYNPELTADDLNDIDKARAIAKKAGAKVLGFEGLGKLQVMIFEELVEHKLEQPHFITQYPFEVSPLARRNDDNPNVTDRFELFIGGREIANAYSELNDAEDQAERFMAQVADKDAGDDEAMHYDADFVRALEYGMPPTAGEGIGIDRLVMLLTNSPSIRDVILFPHMRPQA, encoded by the coding sequence ATGAGCGACCAACAACTCGACCCGCAAGCCCAGCAACAGGAAGAAAACAGCCTGATCGCCCTGCGCAAGGAAAAACTTGCGGCCGAGCGCGCCAAGGGCAATGCCTTCCCGAACGACTTCCGTCGCGAAAACTACTGCAACGACCTGCAGAAACAATACGCGGACAAGACCAAGGAAGAGCTGGCTGAGGCGGCGATTCCGGTCAAGGTTGCCGGGCGCATCATGCTTAACCGTGGCTCGTTCATGGTGATTCAGGACATGACCGGGCGCATCCAGGTCTACGTCAACCGCAAGACGCTGCCCGAAGAAACCCTGGCCTCGGTGAAAACCTGGGACATGGGTGACATCATTGCGGCCGAAGGCACCCTGGCGCGTTCCGGCAAGGGCGATCTGTACGTCGAAATGACTAACGTCCGCCTACTGACCAAGTCCCTGCGTCCGCTGCCCGACAAGCACCATGGTCTCGTTGATACCGAGCAGCGTTATCGCCAGCGTTACGTCGACCTGATCGTCAACGAAGACGTGCGCGAAACCTTCCGCGTTCGCTCGAAGGTCATCGCCCACATCCGCAGCTTCCTCATGCAACGCGACTTCCTCGAAGTCGAAACGCCGATGCTGCAGACCATTCCGGGTGGCGCTGCGGCCAAGCCGTTCGAGACGCACCATAACGCGCTGGACCTGGAAATGTTCCTGCGTATCGCGCCGGAGCTTTACCTCAAGCGTCTGGTTGTCGGTGGGTTCGAGAAGGTGTTCGAGATCAACCGCAACTTCCGTAACGAAGGCGTTTCGACCCGGCACAACCCCGAGTTCACCATGCTCGAGTTCTACCAGGCCTACGCTGATTACGAAGACAACATGGACCTGACCGAGGAACTGTTCCGCGAACTGGCCCAGCTGGTTCTTGGCAGCACCGACGTGCCGTACGGCGACAAGGTGTTCCACTTCGGCGAGCCGTTTGCGCGTCTGTCGGTGTTCGACTCGATCCTCAAGTACAACCCCGAGCTGACCGCCGATGACCTGAACGACATCGACAAGGCCCGCGCCATCGCCAAGAAAGCCGGCGCCAAGGTGCTGGGCTTCGAAGGTCTGGGCAAGCTGCAAGTGATGATTTTCGAAGAGCTGGTCGAGCACAAGCTGGAGCAGCCGCACTTCATCACCCAGTACCCGTTCGAAGTGTCGCCGCTGGCCCGTCGCAACGATGACAACCCGAACGTCACCGACCGCTTCGAGCTGTTCATCGGCGGCCGCGAAATCGCCAACGCCTATTCCGAGTTGAACGACGCGGAAGACCAGGCCGAGCGCTTCATGGCTCAGGTGGCGGACAAGGACGCGGGCGACGATGAGGCCATGCACTACGATGCAGACTTCGTCCGGGCCCTGGAATACGGCATGCCGCCGACAGCGGGCGAGGGCATCGGCATCGACCGTCTGGTCATGCTGCTGACCAATTCGCCGTCCATACGTGACGTCATCCTGTTCCCGCACATGCGGCCGCAAGCCTAA
- the prfB gene encoding peptide chain release factor 2 (programmed frameshift), whose translation MEINPILNSIKDLSERSETIRGYLDYDHKHDRLTEVNRELEDPNVWNNPSYAQELGRERSLLAQIVDTLDEMSTGLVDAKDLLLMSAEEEDQAAVDDVAAEVERLREALEKLEFRRMFSGEMDQNNAYLDIQAGSGGTEAQDWANILLRMYLRWADKRGFDATIMELSAGEVAGIKGATVHIKGEYAFGWLRTEIGVHRLVRKSPFDSGNRRHTSFSAVFVSPEIDDNIEIDINPSDLRIDTYRSSGAGGQHVNTTDSAVRITHVPTNTVVSCQNERSQHANKDTAMKMLRARLYEQEVQKRNAASQALEDTKSDIGWGHQIRSYVLDASRIKDLRTSVERSDCDKVLDGDIDEYLIASLKQGL comes from the exons ATGGAAATCAACCCGATCCTAAACAGCATCAAGGACCTGTCCGAGCGCTCCGAAACCATTCGGGGGTATCTT GACTACGATCACAAACATGATCGTCTGACCGAAGTTAACCGCGAGCTCGAAGATCCAAACGTCTGGAACAACCCGTCTTACGCCCAGGAACTGGGCCGCGAGCGTTCGCTGCTGGCGCAGATCGTCGACACCCTCGACGAGATGAGCACCGGCCTGGTGGACGCCAAGGACCTGTTGCTGATGTCCGCCGAAGAAGAAGACCAGGCCGCCGTCGACGACGTTGCTGCTGAAGTCGAGCGTCTTCGCGAAGCCCTGGAAAAACTGGAATTCCGTCGCATGTTCAGCGGCGAGATGGACCAGAACAACGCCTACCTGGACATCCAGGCCGGTTCCGGCGGCACCGAAGCCCAGGACTGGGCGAACATCCTTCTGCGTATGTACCTGCGCTGGGCCGACAAGCGCGGCTTCGACGCGACCATCATGGAATTGTCGGCCGGTGAAGTCGCCGGTATCAAAGGCGCCACGGTGCACATCAAGGGCGAGTACGCATTCGGCTGGTTGCGCACCGAAATCGGTGTCCACCGTCTGGTCCGCAAGAGCCCGTTTGACTCCGGCAACCGCCGTCACACCTCGTTCTCGGCGGTGTTCGTTTCGCCGGAAATCGATGACAACATCGAAATCGACATCAACCCGTCGGACCTGCGCATCGACACCTACCGCTCCTCCGGCGCCGGTGGTCAGCACGTCAACACCACTGACTCGGCGGTCCGGATCACCCACGTTCCGACCAATACCGTGGTCAGTTGCCAGAACGAACGTTCCCAGCACGCCAACAAAGACACCGCGATGAAGATGCTGCGGGCGCGCTTGTACGAGCAGGAAGTGCAGAAGCGCAACGCGGCCTCGCAAGCGCTGGAAGACACCAAGTCGGACATCGGCTGGGGTCACCAGATCCGCTCGTATGTGCTTGATGCCTCGCGCATCAAGGACCTGCGCACCAGCGTCGAACGCAGCGATTGCGACAAGGTGCTCGATGGCGACATCGACGAATACCTGATCGCGAGCCTCAAACAGGGCCTGTAA
- a CDS encoding cache domain-containing protein codes for MRVWSVLLALSFALLSGCLVTFKDPIPASNTAPPKLLGTWSSKNAWGEPLELEISRAGPDRYKAVSYRKGDRKNRDEYAFTVSRHGSRWYVSAALPDKYGGNYVIAGFDLMDNENGADELVVYDLDLERFQQLVEQKVLDGERVDTVKGDGMLISSPVDRVFAYLDDPANSDVFLKAAQYQRMTK; via the coding sequence ATGAGAGTCTGGAGCGTTTTGCTCGCCCTGTCGTTCGCGCTGTTGAGCGGATGCCTGGTGACGTTCAAAGACCCGATTCCGGCCAGTAATACCGCCCCGCCCAAATTGCTCGGCACCTGGAGCAGCAAAAATGCCTGGGGCGAGCCGCTCGAACTGGAAATCAGCCGCGCTGGCCCCGACCGCTACAAAGCAGTGAGCTACCGCAAAGGCGATCGCAAGAACCGTGACGAGTACGCCTTCACCGTGTCGCGCCACGGCAGCCGTTGGTACGTGTCCGCTGCGCTGCCTGACAAATACGGCGGCAATTACGTCATCGCCGGGTTTGACCTGATGGATAACGAGAACGGCGCCGACGAATTGGTGGTCTATGACCTCGACCTGGAGCGGTTTCAGCAGTTGGTCGAGCAGAAGGTGCTCGACGGCGAGCGGGTCGATACGGTAAAGGGCGACGGCATGCTGATCTCAAGCCCCGTGGACAGGGTGTTTGCCTACCTCGACGACCCGGCCAATTCCGACGTCTTTCTCAAAGCAGCTCAATATCAGCGCATGACCAAATAG
- a CDS encoding chemotaxis protein CheW, protein MSRVHTELVSDDAAAIDDCWNRIGIHGDRSCPLLADHIHCRNCSVYSAAATRLLDRYSLAQEQRVSVHSDALAADVQTRSTVVFRLGEEWLGLPTRCLVEVSPVQAIHSLPHQRSRALLGVANVRGALVACLSFVELLGLDPSVAPVGDARTLPRMLIVSADGGPVVVPVDEVDGIHAIEARLLDTASASAQNSNARFTRGVVQWKNRSLRLLDEDQLLSAVNRSLT, encoded by the coding sequence ATGAGTCGCGTACACACAGAGCTGGTCAGCGACGACGCCGCGGCGATCGACGACTGCTGGAATCGCATCGGCATCCATGGCGACCGGTCCTGCCCGCTGCTTGCCGATCACATTCATTGCCGCAACTGCTCGGTGTATTCGGCCGCGGCAACGCGCTTGCTCGACCGTTACTCCCTGGCCCAGGAACAGCGTGTGTCTGTGCACAGCGATGCGCTTGCCGCTGACGTCCAGACCCGCTCGACGGTGGTGTTCCGTCTCGGCGAAGAGTGGCTCGGTCTGCCGACGCGGTGTCTGGTGGAAGTATCGCCGGTGCAAGCCATTCATTCCCTTCCGCACCAGCGATCCCGTGCCCTGCTGGGCGTTGCCAATGTGCGCGGCGCGCTGGTGGCGTGCCTGTCGTTCGTCGAGTTGCTCGGGCTGGATCCGTCGGTTGCGCCGGTCGGTGATGCCCGAACATTGCCGCGCATGCTGATCGTTTCGGCAGACGGCGGCCCGGTGGTGGTGCCAGTGGATGAGGTCGACGGCATTCATGCCATCGAAGCGCGCCTGCTGGATACGGCCTCGGCGTCGGCGCAGAACAGCAACGCGCGCTTTACCCGAGGCGTCGTGCAATGGAAAAACCGCAGCTTGCGCCTGCTCGATGAAGACCAGCTGTTGTCGGCCGTGAACCGGAGCCTGACATGA